The Sphingomonas sanxanigenens DSM 19645 = NX02 genome includes a region encoding these proteins:
- a CDS encoding ABC-type transport auxiliary lipoprotein family protein gives MTRSLLALAAALALGGCISFGEDPPPSLLTLSATSSVAPGKILTAKPDAAIAVLVPRVPAALATTRVPVQSGATQVAYLKEAVWVEAPARLFERLLEETIGARTGRVVIGPRDYAGAPGMRLSGELQNFGLDATRMEAVVTYDAVLQRDGSDEVMTRRFEARVPAGEAKPEPVGRAINEAANKVADEVTAWLAEATS, from the coding sequence ATGACCAGATCGCTGCTCGCCCTCGCCGCTGCGCTGGCGCTTGGCGGATGCATCAGCTTCGGGGAGGATCCGCCCCCCTCGCTGCTGACCCTGTCCGCCACCTCCAGCGTGGCGCCCGGCAAGATCCTCACCGCCAAGCCCGACGCCGCGATCGCGGTGCTGGTGCCGCGCGTGCCCGCAGCGCTCGCCACCACCCGCGTGCCGGTGCAGTCGGGCGCGACGCAGGTCGCCTATCTGAAGGAAGCGGTGTGGGTGGAAGCGCCCGCGCGGCTGTTCGAACGGCTGCTGGAAGAGACGATCGGTGCGCGCACCGGCCGCGTCGTCATCGGCCCGCGCGACTATGCCGGCGCGCCGGGCATGCGGCTGTCGGGCGAACTCCAGAATTTCGGGCTCGACGCGACGCGGATGGAAGCGGTCGTCACCTATGACGCGGTGCTCCAGCGCGACGGCAGCGACGAGGTGATGACCCGCCGTTTCGAAGCGCGCGTGCCCGCGGGCGAGGCCAAGCCGGAACCGGTGGGCCGTGCGATCAACGAGGCTGCGAACAAGGTTGCCGACGAGGTGACCGCGTGGCTGGCCGAAGCGACTTCGTGA
- the phhA gene encoding phenylalanine 4-monooxygenase → MNFRASSAILFRMDAATSPRPPAAAADWTIPQDWARYTPDEHAMWDRLFARQQAMLPGRVAPAFLDGLDVLRMSRPGIPDFAELSERLMRATGWQVVAVPGLVPDDVFFDHLANRRFVAGRFIRTPDQIDYLQEPDVFHDVFGHVPLLANPVFADYMQAYGRGGQMALARGMLPQFSRLYWYTVEFGLIRDGDALRLYGAGIVSSYGESLFALDDPSPHRIAFDLQRVMRTRYRIDDYQQNYFVIDSFEDLLARTAGTDFAPVYDALESLPDIEIDTILPEDRVITRGTQAFARRRAAG, encoded by the coding sequence ATGAATTTTCGCGCGTCCTCCGCTATATTGTTCCGCATGGACGCTGCCACCTCCCCCCGGCCGCCCGCGGCCGCGGCCGATTGGACCATCCCGCAGGATTGGGCGCGCTACACGCCCGACGAGCATGCGATGTGGGATCGGCTGTTCGCCCGCCAGCAGGCGATGCTGCCCGGCCGGGTCGCGCCCGCCTTCCTCGACGGGCTCGACGTGCTGCGCATGTCGCGCCCCGGCATCCCCGATTTCGCCGAGCTTTCGGAGCGGCTGATGCGCGCCACCGGCTGGCAGGTGGTCGCGGTGCCCGGGCTGGTGCCCGACGATGTGTTCTTCGATCATCTCGCCAACCGCCGCTTCGTCGCCGGCCGCTTCATCCGCACGCCCGACCAGATCGACTATCTGCAGGAACCGGACGTCTTCCACGACGTGTTCGGGCATGTGCCGTTGCTCGCCAACCCGGTGTTCGCCGATTATATGCAGGCCTATGGCCGCGGCGGCCAGATGGCGCTGGCGCGCGGCATGCTGCCGCAATTCTCGCGGCTCTACTGGTACACGGTCGAATTCGGGCTGATCCGCGACGGCGACGCGCTCAGGCTGTACGGCGCCGGCATCGTCTCCTCCTATGGCGAATCGCTGTTCGCGCTCGACGATCCCTCGCCGCACCGGATCGCGTTCGATCTGCAGCGGGTGATGCGCACCCGGTATCGCATCGACGATTATCAGCAGAATTATTTCGTGATCGACAGTTTCGAGGATCTGCTGGCGCGCACCGCCGGCACCGATTTCGCGCCCGTTTACGATGCGCTGGAATCGCTGCCCGATATCGAGATCGACACGATCCTGCCGGAGGATCGGGTGATAACCCGCGGCACCCAGGCCTTTGCACGGCGCCGCGCCGCGGGCTGA
- a CDS encoding Lrp/AsnC family transcriptional regulator, producing the protein MKQMVQFDPVDRRILAELQRDGALSHAELAARVGASPASCWRRIKALETAGVLRGTVRLVDPEKVGRGVNVFCNIRMRTHSRDDVALFEAFVQDRAEVLECYSMSGDWDYLLRIVAADVADLERFLMRTLREHPSVGATSSHFALAQTKYSTAYPV; encoded by the coding sequence ATGAAACAGATGGTTCAGTTCGATCCGGTCGACCGCCGCATCCTCGCCGAACTGCAGCGCGACGGCGCGCTCAGCCATGCCGAGCTTGCGGCGCGTGTCGGCGCCTCCCCCGCATCCTGCTGGCGGCGGATCAAGGCGCTGGAGACGGCCGGGGTGCTGCGCGGCACGGTGCGGCTGGTCGATCCCGAAAAGGTCGGCCGCGGCGTCAACGTGTTCTGCAACATCCGCATGCGCACCCATTCGCGCGACGATGTCGCGCTGTTCGAAGCGTTCGTGCAGGATCGCGCCGAGGTGCTCGAATGCTATTCGATGTCGGGCGACTGGGATTATCTTCTGCGCATCGTGGCGGCGGACGTGGCGGACCTCGAACGCTTCCTGATGCGCACCTTGCGCGAGCATCCGTCGGTGGGCGCCACCTCATCCCATTTCGCACTGGCGCAGACCAAGTACAGCACGGCCTATCCGGTGTGA
- a CDS encoding OmpH family outer membrane protein yields the protein MTIAGRRGLAAAALATLAAAPAAHAQAQPAAPSLGGPVIPGLCMLSIETMITTSKVGVATEARLKELATQAQTEVDTQRRPIEAEIKAFQTAAAGLKPEDRAARQRALATKLQPIEAVAQQRTRELQATRVKALQRISTDAQPVIAQVYKQKNCGLLINRGSVLGGNTANDLTAAVVQGLDAKVSTASFNREVLPAAAPAAPQR from the coding sequence ATGACCATCGCCGGACGCCGCGGCCTCGCGGCCGCCGCTCTCGCCACGCTGGCTGCCGCACCCGCCGCGCACGCCCAGGCGCAACCGGCCGCACCATCGCTGGGCGGCCCGGTGATCCCGGGGCTGTGCATGCTGTCGATCGAGACGATGATCACCACCTCCAAGGTCGGCGTCGCCACCGAGGCGCGGCTGAAGGAGCTGGCGACGCAGGCGCAGACCGAGGTCGACACGCAGCGCCGGCCGATCGAGGCCGAGATCAAGGCGTTCCAGACCGCGGCGGCCGGGCTGAAGCCCGAGGATCGCGCCGCGCGCCAGCGGGCGCTGGCCACCAAGCTGCAACCGATCGAGGCGGTCGCGCAGCAGCGCACGCGCGAGTTGCAGGCGACGCGGGTCAAGGCGCTGCAGCGGATCAGCACCGACGCGCAGCCGGTGATCGCGCAGGTCTACAAGCAGAAGAATTGCGGGCTGCTGATCAACCGCGGCAGCGTGCTGGGCGGCAACACCGCCAACGACCTGACCGCCGCGGTGGTGCAGGGGCTGGACGCCAAGGTCAGCACGGCGAGCTTCAACCGCGAAGTGCTGCCGGCGGCGGCCCCGGCCGCGCCGCAGCGTTAA